One genomic region from Leptolyngbyaceae cyanobacterium JSC-12 encodes:
- a CDS encoding hypothetical protein (IMG reference gene:2510097154): MRRMPPKVRFASSRTIEAIAVVTILALLGLTIKPSTKTEAGSLDTPATEEKKLQATTTARILQRQKQLRQIRPDNYDLAKVPINAENEEHWRHLLWTTAVVEPREPFVAEALNQILLMTTRPGLSASQVRTIDQAMKVGTQLYLSDPNFYGLVAQRFVETIEQSPEPEWVAVALSGLAKGKLSASELLRLSNTARSRFPDWANNVHLQTTLQDIAAIDKAEDLPPLRDLLTWEIAPQQLHLYVLCRDDRRVLCQAVLKDRKGNFVQQGGKLWSVPLLLESIHELGWNFTRGQTPQGIYRIEGVISQPDDEFFRAYGQFPLVNLYVPFEQGAKQFLPGRAGSFTGSLAEYQTMLPPSWRNQRSLHQSFWAGKAGRSLFRIHGSGESVDFFRGKDRNVPESYNWNPTIGCLSARELYNEKGQLIHADMPKILKALQNVGGKNFAGYLIVVNMPASETKPVSLQTIEAAINQPAQRSRQTRKPGAKSAAKKTPSTQTSVLLTKSVESSRKIRLQVAQLVNQTKRLESITAAKEKPAITSSATPPSATELKPLPVAY; the protein is encoded by the coding sequence ATGAGACGGATGCCTCCCAAAGTAAGATTTGCATCTAGCCGCACCATTGAAGCGATCGCAGTTGTCACTATTCTGGCGTTGTTAGGGTTGACGATTAAACCTTCAACCAAAACAGAGGCAGGAAGTTTGGATACCCCTGCAACAGAGGAGAAGAAATTACAAGCAACCACAACGGCTCGTATTCTGCAGCGCCAGAAGCAACTGCGCCAGATTCGTCCTGATAATTACGATTTAGCTAAGGTGCCGATTAATGCCGAAAATGAGGAGCATTGGCGACATTTATTATGGACAACGGCAGTAGTTGAGCCACGGGAACCATTTGTTGCAGAAGCCTTGAACCAGATTTTGTTGATGACGACTCGTCCAGGATTGTCTGCTTCTCAAGTTCGAACGATCGATCAAGCAATGAAGGTAGGGACTCAGCTTTATCTGAGCGATCCTAATTTTTATGGGTTAGTAGCACAGCGATTTGTGGAAACTATTGAACAAAGCCCGGAGCCTGAATGGGTAGCGGTTGCCCTGTCGGGGTTAGCGAAGGGGAAACTATCTGCCAGTGAGTTGCTGCGTTTGAGTAATACAGCGCGATCGCGATTTCCCGACTGGGCAAACAATGTGCATCTACAAACAACGCTCCAGGATATTGCAGCCATCGACAAAGCTGAAGATTTGCCACCTCTCAGAGACTTGTTAACTTGGGAAATTGCACCCCAGCAGTTGCATCTGTATGTCTTATGTCGAGATGATCGACGGGTGTTATGTCAGGCAGTTTTGAAAGATCGGAAAGGCAACTTTGTGCAACAGGGAGGCAAACTTTGGTCAGTCCCGCTGTTATTAGAATCGATTCATGAACTGGGCTGGAATTTTACTCGGGGACAAACCCCCCAAGGCATTTATCGAATCGAAGGTGTCATTTCTCAACCAGACGATGAATTTTTCCGGGCATACGGTCAGTTTCCCCTGGTGAACCTGTATGTGCCCTTTGAGCAAGGAGCAAAGCAGTTTCTGCCTGGGCGAGCCGGGAGTTTTACAGGCAGTTTAGCAGAGTATCAGACAATGCTTCCTCCTTCGTGGCGAAACCAGCGCTCCCTACATCAGAGCTTTTGGGCGGGGAAAGCTGGGCGGAGTCTGTTCCGCATTCATGGGTCAGGTGAATCAGTCGATTTTTTCCGCGGCAAAGACCGCAACGTGCCAGAAAGCTATAACTGGAATCCTACAATTGGGTGCCTTTCAGCCCGAGAGCTTTATAACGAAAAAGGACAACTAATTCATGCAGATATGCCTAAGATCTTGAAGGCATTGCAGAATGTGGGAGGGAAAAACTTTGCTGGTTACCTGATTGTGGTAAACATGCCTGCATCTGAGACAAAACCTGTGTCGCTGCAAACAATTGAAGCTGCAATTAACCAACCTGCCCAGAGATCGCGCCAAACCCGCAAGCCTGGCGCAAAATCAGCAGCAAAAAAAACACCATCTACTCAAACTAGTGTGTTACTCACAAAATCAGTCGAATCTTCTCGCAAAATCAGACTTCAGGTCGCACAATTGGTCAATCAAACAAAGCGTTTGGAATCAATCACTGCAGCTAAGGAGAAACCAGCGATCACCTCATCAGCAACGCCTCCATCGGCAACGGAGTTGAAACCGCTGCCAGTTGCTTACTGA
- a CDS encoding putative membrane protein (IMG reference gene:2510097155~PFAM: MgtC family) has protein sequence MTFPVATSAEMLALSSENWLELTRRLGLAVLVGGAIGWDRQATGKAGGMRTHMLVSLGAALFVMVPLHLGASADGLSRAIQGIATGIGFLGAGEIVHRSLETGKLKVKGLTSAASIWVTAGLGVLAGCGLWQASIVATLLALVILVLAKRLERYLPDSPDD, from the coding sequence ATGACGTTCCCTGTGGCAACATCGGCAGAGATGCTTGCTCTCAGTTCTGAGAATTGGTTAGAACTGACCCGTCGGCTTGGGTTAGCAGTTTTAGTCGGGGGTGCAATCGGCTGGGATAGGCAAGCAACTGGTAAGGCAGGTGGCATGAGAACTCATATGCTGGTAAGCTTGGGTGCTGCTCTGTTTGTCATGGTTCCATTACACCTAGGGGCATCAGCAGATGGGCTAAGCCGAGCAATCCAGGGAATTGCTACGGGGATTGGCTTTTTGGGTGCGGGAGAGATTGTGCATCGCAGTTTAGAAACGGGAAAGCTGAAAGTCAAAGGGCTAACTTCAGCTGCATCCATTTGGGTTACGGCAGGGCTGGGAGTGCTAGCTGGTTGTGGACTCTGGCAGGCAAGTATAGTAGCAACTCTACTAGCTTTAGTCATTCTGGTCCTGGCAAAACGGCTAGAGCGATATTTACCAGACAGTCCTGATGATTAA
- a CDS encoding PMT family glycosyltransferase, 4-amino-4-deoxy-L-arabinose transferase (IMG reference gene:2510097156~PFAM: Dolichyl-phosphate-mannose-protein mannosyltransferase) gives MKHGSWCQPDHNNNWDGKALKLGKLPTELWINALWVLGLLLAALVLFLIGLGNLPLRDWDEGIVAQVARDIWRSQTGQSPHSLTWLYPTIGGTPYLNKPTLVHSLIAQCFALGGVNEWMARLPGALLSALSVPLLYGIGREIFLRRTPAVFAALIYLTLLPVARHGRLAMLDGALVCFFLLMIYCLLRSRRDLRWGLGVGIGFGLACLTKGAVGLLLGAIAVVFILWDTPRLLNSSYLWIGILLGSAPVLGWYWAQWTRYGSLFLGANLVNQSFSRLWASVEGNQGPIWYYCLEILKYSLPWLVFFPQGFRSAWEHRNLGWAKLVLVWSGVYFLVVSLMQTKLPWYIMPLYPALALAGGVTLTRVWDAGAIYGVRHLPRERYPVAWMILFGLMATVGWGASIYLGVLSETPQISLSMLLGALALTLSVVTILLLQHDPQFILVLFWGMYLLLVMLMISPYWLWELQESFAVKPVASLIQQYTPTGQEVVMSYPYSRPSLNFYSDRSVVSVKDFYAVRGISLATPAAIARYWQDIPNPYVLVDRATLQEASLKSVRQLGEAENFLLITREQ, from the coding sequence GTGAAGCATGGAAGTTGGTGTCAACCGGATCACAACAATAATTGGGATGGTAAAGCATTGAAGCTTGGAAAGTTACCAACGGAGCTATGGATAAATGCCCTGTGGGTGCTGGGACTTTTGCTTGCGGCACTGGTACTTTTTCTAATTGGTCTGGGAAACTTGCCCTTGCGGGATTGGGATGAAGGCATCGTGGCACAGGTGGCGCGGGATATCTGGCGATCGCAAACAGGACAATCTCCCCATTCCTTGACCTGGTTATATCCCACCATTGGGGGTACACCCTATCTGAATAAACCAACCCTGGTGCATTCGCTTATTGCCCAGTGTTTTGCGCTAGGTGGGGTGAACGAATGGATGGCACGGTTACCCGGAGCCTTGCTTTCTGCACTTTCGGTGCCGTTACTGTATGGCATTGGGCGAGAGATTTTTTTGCGGCGAACACCAGCTGTATTTGCAGCACTGATTTACTTAACCCTGCTACCTGTTGCGCGGCATGGACGGCTGGCGATGTTGGATGGAGCGCTGGTCTGCTTTTTTTTGTTGATGATTTACTGTCTACTGAGATCGCGGCGGGATTTGCGCTGGGGTTTGGGAGTGGGCATTGGGTTCGGACTCGCCTGCCTGACAAAAGGAGCCGTTGGGTTATTGCTGGGCGCGATCGCAGTAGTCTTCATCCTGTGGGATACTCCCCGATTGCTAAACTCTAGCTACCTCTGGATTGGGATATTGCTAGGTAGTGCGCCTGTTCTGGGCTGGTATTGGGCACAGTGGACACGATACGGTTCGTTATTTTTGGGAGCAAACCTGGTCAACCAATCCTTCAGCCGCCTCTGGGCATCAGTCGAGGGAAATCAGGGTCCTATCTGGTATTACTGTTTGGAAATTCTCAAGTACTCGTTGCCCTGGCTGGTGTTTTTCCCACAGGGGTTCAGGTCAGCATGGGAACACCGCAATCTGGGTTGGGCAAAGCTGGTGCTGGTCTGGAGTGGAGTCTACTTTCTGGTCGTATCACTAATGCAGACCAAACTCCCCTGGTACATCATGCCTTTGTACCCAGCGTTAGCACTGGCGGGTGGGGTGACACTTACCCGCGTGTGGGATGCGGGCGCTATTTACGGTGTGCGGCATCTACCACGAGAGCGCTATCCCGTTGCCTGGATGATCTTGTTTGGGTTGATGGCAACAGTGGGCTGGGGAGCCAGTATTTATCTGGGTGTTTTGAGTGAGACCCCACAGATTTCCCTGTCAATGTTGCTGGGGGCGCTTGCCTTGACATTGAGCGTGGTGACGATCTTGCTACTCCAGCATGATCCGCAATTTATCCTGGTGTTGTTTTGGGGGATGTATCTTTTGCTGGTAATGCTGATGATATCTCCTTACTGGTTGTGGGAATTGCAGGAATCCTTCGCTGTAAAACCCGTTGCCAGTTTGATTCAGCAATACACTCCAACTGGACAAGAAGTGGTGATGTCCTATCCCTACAGTCGCCCATCGCTAAATTTTTATAGCGATCGCTCTGTTGTGTCAGTCAAGGATTTTTATGCAGTTCGTGGGATTTCCCTTGCAACTCCCGCCGCGATCGCCCGCTACTGGCAAGATATTCCCAACCCTTACGTGCTAGTAGATCGTGCCACGCTGCAAGAGGCATCGTTGAAATCTGTACGGCAACTGGGAGAGGCAGAAAACTTTCTGTTAATTACTCGTGAGCAGTAG
- a CDS encoding putative Zn-dependent peptidase (IMG reference gene:2510097157~PFAM: Peptidase M16 inactive domain; Insulinase (Peptidase family M16)), whose translation MTATLFKSSPRATLNTPTVHRLPSGLTIIAEQMPIEAVNLNIWLNVGSALETDAINGIAHFLEHMVFKGTATLTSGEFEQRIEQRGAVTNAATSQDYTHYYITTAPKDFAELAPLQVDVVMNPSIPDDGFERERHVVLEEIRRSQDNPRRRTYQYASEVTFERLPYRRQVLGSAAVIEQLTPQQMRDFHAQWYQPQAITAAVVGNLPVDELIQIVEASFQHSAPLNCHPHSTFANPKVVLTPEPAFTQIVRRDVTDPTLQQARLVMVWRVPGLNDLEDTYALDVLASVLGRGRTARLVQDLREERGLVSSISASNITYQHQGSFYISAQLPEENLTIVEQAIAEHIQRLQTDGITEFEIAKVRTRTANHFIFGNETPSDRAGLYGYYHSLLGDLNPAIYYPDHIRALDVEDMRVAAQTYLSPEAYGIVTIRPQQEESSLTPNS comes from the coding sequence ATGACGGCTACCCTGTTTAAGTCTTCTCCTCGTGCTACCCTCAATACCCCAACCGTCCACCGCCTTCCCAGTGGGCTAACAATCATTGCCGAGCAAATGCCGATTGAAGCAGTCAATCTCAACATCTGGTTGAATGTGGGATCAGCACTGGAAACTGATGCTATTAATGGCATTGCACATTTCCTTGAACACATGGTTTTTAAGGGAACTGCTACTCTTACCAGCGGCGAGTTTGAGCAGCGGATTGAGCAACGGGGAGCCGTAACCAATGCCGCCACCAGTCAAGACTATACGCATTACTACATCACGACTGCACCCAAGGATTTTGCAGAACTGGCACCGCTACAAGTTGATGTGGTGATGAATCCCAGCATTCCAGATGATGGCTTCGAACGGGAACGCCATGTTGTGCTGGAGGAAATTCGGCGATCGCAGGATAATCCCCGTCGTCGAACCTATCAATACGCCAGTGAAGTGACCTTTGAGCGATTGCCTTATCGCCGTCAGGTGTTGGGATCGGCTGCCGTGATTGAACAACTCACACCTCAGCAAATGCGAGATTTCCATGCTCAGTGGTATCAGCCCCAGGCAATCACGGCTGCAGTTGTGGGCAACCTACCAGTAGATGAATTGATTCAGATTGTTGAAGCCAGCTTTCAACATTCTGCGCCACTGAATTGCCATCCACATTCAACCTTTGCCAATCCCAAAGTAGTTCTCACACCTGAACCTGCTTTTACTCAGATCGTGCGACGTGATGTAACAGATCCCACACTGCAACAGGCACGACTGGTGATGGTCTGGCGGGTTCCTGGCTTAAACGACTTGGAGGATACCTATGCACTGGATGTGCTGGCATCAGTGTTGGGGCGAGGACGAACTGCCCGCCTAGTGCAGGATTTACGAGAAGAACGAGGGTTAGTCTCTAGCATTTCTGCCAGTAACATCACTTATCAGCATCAAGGCTCGTTTTACATTTCAGCCCAGTTGCCGGAAGAAAATCTGACAATCGTTGAGCAAGCGATCGCGGAGCATATTCAACGTCTGCAAACGGATGGCATTACTGAATTCGAAATTGCCAAAGTCCGCACCCGCACTGCAAATCATTTCATCTTTGGTAATGAAACTCCCAGCGATCGCGCTGGTCTCTATGGCTACTATCACTCCCTGCTGGGCGATCTCAACCCTGCAATCTACTATCCCGATCACATCCGCGCTTTAGACGTGGAGGATATGCGAGTAGCTGCCCAAACTTATCTCTCGCCTGAAGCCTATGGCATCGTCACCATCCGACCACAGCAGGAAGAAAGTTCCTTGACACCCAACTCTTAA
- a CDS encoding hypothetical protein (IMG reference gene:2510097158), which translates to MAVGFLSFSVGLSILVLLVFGILQWLHIPSGSFLDWLIGAASFWWLTVIVTVPWNIYFEAKAVLADAAESQQKGIPVEQQQVDYAATITQRSLLVAITLHVLSAIGLYGLAAMGISAIGYLSSGAALLLTALRPAVGLYAYLANRLGAIRQMLRYPREDVVELRDRLMRLEANVTQLEYQLNLEHADSFAATQQRLLTALRQDLTQLASAQEDLKVTNQVEHERLSREARNAIAQLSIDGQVLDHVREIVRFFKNA; encoded by the coding sequence ATGGCTGTTGGCTTCCTGAGTTTTTCGGTTGGTTTGTCCATCCTGGTTCTGTTGGTGTTTGGCATCTTGCAATGGCTGCATATTCCATCCGGCAGTTTTCTTGATTGGTTGATTGGGGCTGCCAGCTTTTGGTGGTTGACCGTGATTGTGACTGTCCCGTGGAATATTTACTTTGAGGCAAAAGCAGTTCTGGCAGATGCGGCAGAATCGCAGCAAAAAGGAATCCCTGTTGAGCAACAGCAGGTGGATTACGCTGCAACAATCACCCAACGATCGCTGCTGGTAGCAATTACACTGCATGTTCTGTCTGCAATTGGGCTGTATGGTCTGGCAGCAATGGGTATCAGTGCTATTGGGTATCTTAGTTCTGGAGCAGCACTGCTACTAACGGCATTGCGCCCCGCAGTGGGATTATATGCCTATCTGGCAAACCGGTTGGGGGCAATTCGGCAAATGTTGCGCTATCCTCGTGAAGACGTGGTAGAGCTACGCGATCGCTTGATGCGCTTAGAAGCCAATGTAACGCAACTGGAGTATCAACTGAATCTGGAACATGCAGATAGCTTTGCAGCAACGCAACAACGCCTGCTGACTGCATTACGACAGGATTTGACTCAACTTGCCAGTGCCCAAGAAGATTTAAAAGTGACGAATCAAGTAGAGCACGAACGCTTGTCGCGGGAAGCCCGGAATGCGATCGCTCAACTCAGCATCGATGGGCAGGTATTGGATCATGTCCGCGAAATTGTGCGCTTTTTCAAAAACGCCTAG
- a CDS encoding hypothetical protein (IMG reference gene:2510097159) — MNPSTEFLTPEECAEIDKALLTSHDKFTTRVAIYALRSLKQIAQQEGVAIANLQPTHIENWIYQDPSLQKGLDHQFRQFFSRLVISSMQPLLSAAQELNTDVEQLTVPQVIAWFEKAAKLKL, encoded by the coding sequence ATGAATCCATCGACCGAGTTTTTAACCCCAGAAGAATGCGCTGAGATAGACAAAGCGCTTCTCACCTCCCACGACAAGTTCACCACGCGAGTCGCAATCTACGCCCTGCGATCGCTGAAACAAATCGCCCAGCAAGAAGGAGTAGCGATCGCCAACCTGCAACCGACGCATATTGAAAACTGGATTTATCAAGATCCAAGCTTGCAGAAAGGATTGGATCACCAGTTTCGGCAGTTCTTCTCCAGGTTGGTCATTTCTTCAATGCAACCTTTGCTCTCAGCCGCCCAGGAACTAAACACAGACGTAGAACAGCTAACTGTCCCGCAAGTGATTGCCTGGTTTGAAAAAGCAGCAAAACTGAAGCTGTAA